In Vigna unguiculata cultivar IT97K-499-35 chromosome 3, ASM411807v1, whole genome shotgun sequence, a single genomic region encodes these proteins:
- the LOC114178457 gene encoding transcription factor Pur-alpha 1, which yields MEGNSGGGGGGGNDVELLCKTLQVEHKLFYFDLKENPRGRYLKISEKTSATRSTIIVPFSGISWFLDLFNYYVNSEDQDLFSKELQLDTKVFYFDIGENRRGRFLKVSEASVSRNRSTIIVPAGSSRDEGWAAFRNILAEINEASRLFILPNQQNSESSERLVGLSDDVGAGFISGHSSQPATSSELNVDRSVDLPPQDEIGNLGVSKVIRADQKRFFFDLGSNNRGHFLRISEVAGSDRSSIILPLSGLKQFHEIVGHFVEITKDRIEGMTVANVRTVDPPQR from the exons ATGGAGGGCAACTCcggtggcggcggcggcggcgggaACGACGTCGAATTGCTGTGCAAAACACTGCAGGTCGAACACAAGCTGTTCTACTTCGATCTGAAAGAGAACCCTCGCGGCCGTTACCTTAAGATTTCCGAGAAGACTTCCGCCACTAGGTCGACCATCATCGTGCCTTTCTCCGGCATTTCCTGGTTCCTCGATCTCTTCAATTACTACGTTAATTCCGAAGATCAAGACCTCTTCAGCAAGGAATTGCAGCTCGACACCAAG gtTTTCTACTTCGACATTGGTGAGAACCGGAGGGGGCGTTTCTTGAAG gtGTCTGAAGCTTCTGTCAGCAGAAACCGTAGCACTATAATTGTTCCTGCTGGAAGCTCTAGGGATGAAGGATGGGCAGCATTCAGGAACATTTTGGCTGAGATCAATGAAGCCTCAAGGCTTTTCATTCTACCCAATCAG CAAAATTCTGAATCCTCAGAGCGTCTTGTCGGACTTTCGGATGATGTTGGTGCTGGCTTCATATCTGGTCATAGTAGTCAACCTGCCACTTCTTCTGAGTTGAATGTGGACAGGTCTGTTGATTTACCTCCCCAGGATGAAATTGGTAACTTGGGGGTCTCGAAAGTGATCAGGGCTGATCAAAAAAGATTCTTCTTTGATCTTGGAAGCAATAATAGGGGTCATTTCTTAAGAATATCTGAG GTCGCCGGTTCTGATCGATCCTCCATCATTCTTCCCCTGTCAGGGCTCAAGCAGTTTCATGAGATTGTTGGTCACTTTGTGGAAATCACAAAGGACCGAATTGAGGGAATGACAGTTGCTAATGTTCGCACAGTTGATCCCCCTCAAAGATGA